In the Leptospira sp. WS4.C2 genome, one interval contains:
- a CDS encoding NADP-dependent glyceraldehyde-3-phosphate dehydrogenase: MSFVFPTEDSIPEKYRIKPIHQKEYLLGGEIRIWEGESQIVKSPIFLNRNGELEQVVLGSYPNFDANQSLLALEAAIKAYNHGTGVWPIATPKERIDAVRKFIELMKGKRDQIILLLMWEIGKTEKDATKEFDRTIEYLVDTIESLQELETSSANYIKDSGLIAQIKRSPYGVVLCMGPFNYPLNETFCTLIPAILMGNTVVFKPAKYGVLLLQPLLECFQKAFPPGVINTVYGDGAKIISPIMESGKIDVFAFIGSSSTANLITKKHPKLNRLRSVLGLNAKNPAIVLPDTDLKTMVPEILSGSLAYNGQRCTALKILFVHKDILDEFTKLYLEEFCKWKAGMPWDKDANFTPLPEEGKTKWLKELLDDATTNGAKILNPGGGDVTESFMFPAILSPVSPNARLYHEEQFGPLVPIVPFSSIDEPLEYIFQSNMGQQASVFGKDPKTVGKLIDILVNQVARVNWNAQCQRGPDSFPFSGRKDSADGTLSVSDALRVFSIRTVVSFKDNEMGRNLLGEVLKERSSNYLSQEFHL; the protein is encoded by the coding sequence ATGAGCTTTGTTTTTCCTACTGAAGATTCCATTCCAGAAAAGTACCGCATAAAACCCATCCATCAAAAAGAATACCTGCTCGGTGGAGAAATCCGGATCTGGGAAGGAGAATCTCAAATCGTAAAATCTCCCATTTTTTTGAATCGAAATGGAGAATTGGAACAGGTAGTTTTAGGCTCTTATCCCAACTTTGATGCAAACCAAAGTCTACTTGCTTTAGAGGCTGCGATCAAAGCCTATAACCACGGAACAGGCGTTTGGCCCATTGCCACACCAAAAGAAAGAATTGATGCAGTTCGGAAGTTTATTGAACTCATGAAAGGCAAAAGAGACCAAATTATTTTACTTCTTATGTGGGAAATAGGCAAAACAGAAAAGGATGCCACAAAAGAATTTGATCGAACCATCGAATACTTAGTCGACACCATAGAATCTTTACAAGAATTAGAAACAAGTTCAGCAAATTATATCAAAGATAGTGGGCTCATTGCACAAATCAAACGTTCTCCTTATGGAGTGGTTCTATGTATGGGGCCATTTAACTATCCGTTAAACGAAACATTTTGTACTCTGATCCCCGCCATCCTTATGGGAAATACCGTTGTTTTTAAACCGGCCAAATATGGTGTCTTACTTCTCCAACCTCTACTCGAATGTTTTCAAAAAGCATTCCCACCGGGTGTGATCAACACAGTTTATGGTGATGGAGCCAAAATCATTTCTCCCATTATGGAATCGGGCAAAATTGATGTCTTTGCTTTTATTGGATCTAGTTCCACTGCCAATCTCATCACAAAAAAACATCCGAAACTCAACCGCCTAAGATCTGTTCTTGGACTCAATGCAAAAAACCCTGCCATTGTATTACCGGATACAGACTTAAAAACAATGGTCCCGGAAATTCTTTCTGGATCTCTTGCTTACAATGGGCAGAGATGTACAGCCCTAAAAATTCTTTTTGTTCACAAAGATATCTTGGATGAATTTACAAAACTATACTTGGAAGAATTTTGCAAATGGAAAGCGGGAATGCCTTGGGATAAGGATGCGAATTTTACACCACTTCCAGAAGAAGGAAAAACAAAATGGTTAAAAGAGCTTTTGGATGATGCCACGACCAACGGAGCAAAAATTTTAAACCCTGGTGGCGGTGATGTTACTGAATCCTTTATGTTTCCTGCCATCCTCTCACCCGTTTCACCAAACGCACGTTTGTATCACGAAGAACAATTTGGCCCACTCGTTCCCATTGTTCCCTTCTCATCCATTGACGAGCCTTTAGAGTATATCTTCCAATCCAATATGGGCCAACAAGCCAGTGTCTTTGGGAAGGATCCTAAAACCGTAGGCAAACTCATCGACATTCTCGTAAACCAAGTGGCACGTGTGAATTGGAATGCCCAGTGCCAGCGCGGACCAGATTCCTTTCCTTTTTCGGGACGAAAGGATTCTGCCGATGGAACCCTTTCCGTCTCCGATGCACTGCGAGTTTTTTCCATTCGCACAGTTGTAAGCTTCAAAGACAACGAAATGGGACGTAATCTTCTCGGGGAAGTACTGAAAGAAAGGTCCTCCAATTACCTAAGCCAAGAATTTCACTTGTAA
- a CDS encoding DUF1554 domain-containing protein produces the protein MRRNLFVSFLSLGWLLSCNQVNPRDELLFTLMNGLNPVTTSSSISVPTSSKIQVSSARVTLTYGTPQNFGISLVTLPTANVTITLTFTSSKLQVNGSGSPLTNVLTFTPANFNIAQTVSLNSATQILDSSSLTITATSADTYYNNVSGSITINHRNVNIVYTGTSFIFQQNVAAPNLTPTISFSHTSCSVAPALPTGLSLNTSSCVISGTPTTSQAGTTYTIEATNGTESDTQNLTIQVEPTVYKVFITAATFNGNLQGAAANGPAGADAKCNADTNKPATGTYKAMLTDGVNRKACTTDNCGGGVGENTDWVFQSGRIYIRANDSASLLSPNAAGILPADGSSNFSTNPYTLNHSFDSGSLKEYWTGFAITNYWQEATAVTENTCNDWTIGTATSPASDGGRVGASSSTNYSAIRSGSGRSCDSLYYLLCVEQ, from the coding sequence ATGCGTCGGAATTTGTTCGTTTCCTTCCTGAGTCTAGGTTGGCTTCTTTCTTGTAACCAGGTCAATCCTCGGGATGAACTTCTATTCACGCTAATGAATGGACTGAATCCCGTTACCACATCCAGTTCCATATCCGTTCCCACATCGTCCAAGATCCAAGTTTCGAGTGCGCGTGTTACACTGACCTATGGAACTCCGCAAAACTTTGGAATCTCACTCGTCACATTGCCAACGGCCAATGTGACGATTACCCTCACCTTCACTTCTTCAAAATTGCAGGTAAATGGATCGGGGTCTCCGCTAACAAATGTTTTAACATTTACACCAGCTAATTTCAATATTGCGCAAACCGTCAGCTTAAACTCGGCAACACAGATTTTAGATTCTTCCTCACTCACAATTACTGCCACTAGTGCAGATACTTATTATAACAATGTATCGGGAAGCATTACGATCAACCACAGAAATGTGAATATTGTATATACAGGTACTTCCTTTATTTTCCAACAAAATGTGGCGGCTCCAAACCTCACACCAACGATCAGTTTTTCGCATACCTCTTGTTCGGTGGCACCAGCATTACCGACGGGACTTAGTTTGAATACTAGCTCTTGTGTCATCTCGGGAACCCCCACTACCTCACAAGCTGGGACTACTTATACTATAGAAGCCACAAATGGAACGGAATCGGATACGCAAAACCTTACCATCCAAGTCGAACCAACTGTGTATAAAGTGTTCATCACTGCAGCCACTTTTAATGGAAATTTACAAGGAGCTGCCGCCAACGGTCCTGCAGGTGCAGATGCCAAATGCAATGCAGATACAAACAAACCAGCAACGGGAACTTACAAAGCGATGTTAACAGATGGTGTCAATCGTAAAGCATGCACAACGGATAACTGTGGCGGTGGAGTTGGCGAAAATACAGATTGGGTTTTTCAATCTGGAAGAATCTATATCCGTGCGAATGATTCCGCGAGTTTACTCAGTCCCAATGCTGCTGGAATTTTACCTGCAGATGGATCGAGCAATTTCTCAACGAATCCATACACACTCAACCATTCCTTTGATTCGGGAAGTCTTAAGGAATATTGGACTGGATTTGCAATCACTAATTATTGGCAAGAAGCAACAGCAGTGACAGAAAATACTTGCAATGATTGGACCATTGGAACCGCGACCTCGCCTGCCAGTGATGGTGGTCGAGTAGGTGCATCCAGTAGTACCAATTATAGTGCGATCCGTTCTGGGAGCGGAAGAAGTTGCGACTCACTCTACTATCTTCTTTGCGTTGAACAATAG
- a CDS encoding aldolase translates to METSIHVLRKTLLEMKENYSFICIKTGTETEDMGEEEISLLKTITAGILPIYVKIGGPEARNDIRICQRIGVSGISAPMVESEYALKNFIQTMKNLLTPTEYESYNKSINMETITGYRNLMDIFDSASFQDLEQVTAARSDLSASMEKKPDDKEVTRVAKKIISEAKSRGKKTSVGGTITKTNFDLIANEIQPDYINSRHVMVDTKKAMSIGAMDVAECMLLFEMDLFEFFSKTFPEKGYYYRNRVEINRERIGERKVLYFIR, encoded by the coding sequence ATGGAAACATCAATCCACGTTTTACGAAAAACCTTACTGGAGATGAAAGAAAATTACTCTTTTATCTGCATCAAAACAGGAACGGAAACCGAGGATATGGGCGAGGAAGAAATCTCCCTCTTAAAAACGATCACGGCCGGAATTTTGCCAATCTATGTCAAAATCGGTGGCCCGGAAGCCAGAAACGATATTCGGATCTGCCAAAGGATCGGAGTTTCAGGGATTTCTGCTCCCATGGTGGAGTCAGAATATGCACTAAAAAACTTCATTCAAACCATGAAAAACCTCCTCACACCAACCGAATACGAATCTTACAACAAATCGATCAATATGGAAACCATCACAGGATACAGAAATTTGATGGATATTTTTGATTCGGCTTCCTTTCAAGATTTGGAACAAGTAACAGCTGCTAGATCTGATCTAAGCGCCTCCATGGAAAAAAAACCTGATGACAAAGAAGTCACAAGGGTAGCCAAAAAAATCATTTCTGAGGCAAAAAGCAGAGGAAAAAAAACCTCCGTTGGTGGAACAATCACCAAAACAAATTTTGATCTTATTGCAAACGAAATCCAGCCTGATTATATTAACTCACGTCATGTTATGGTAGATACTAAAAAAGCAATGTCTATTGGAGCAATGGATGTTGCCGAATGTATGTTGTTATTCGAAATGGATTTATTTGAATTTTTCTCTAAAACATTTCCGGAAAAAGGTTACTACTACAGAAATCGAGTGGAAATCAATCGGGAACGGATCGGTGAGAGGAAGGTCCTGTACTTCATTCGTTAA
- a CDS encoding DUF2079 domain-containing protein produces the protein MLTIISYWKGKKSKDNSLGFDLISERQIATLPYLLCISCIVFLLSSTYHAFHLTQAIADVFLFQDADYIGISDILLSITKGEGFTSAYYSESGQGSYLPHHFAPGMAVLSPFVSFIPNRWGLAVGIFFIYQLGTILWLLWAYRITKKNPKEWGIKFLVFWVLITNQLYLYRLGSSFHFEVLVLLFGFFFFYTWEQRRNTKNSPSYNPWIDYSIISLSLVLYLIQKEDIGIYLLLFFLPMLIGFFYEHAKSNKQSNLSQKNNQTKKDLKFPPYALVFIVTILWLSFVFIVYPIFGDRSTSTPWTKVLRQDYHVAFKQVTGFQKSFQIFLELMVSGGLGIFQMIPEVLGIGLIYATHIFSTRPWHHEVYTYYSYSLIPFVLYTGILWIQSKRKISISSAFLILTCLFWKNSLDQNFPLDTKIKSPWANQTIQMEIQSDLKEMNSILLSDYQKPIPWEPEKIQNSPQITIPPQSMNLLEKNKGIFVFTQYNLSFFVTEKTKTYPLEQIKNATSICEMADICYVVLAPEFTDEILWPKSRILAYKKELEDQNGNFVWKGNQIEVWKL, from the coding sequence GTGCTAACAATCATTAGCTATTGGAAGGGTAAAAAATCAAAAGATAATTCATTAGGTTTTGATTTAATATCGGAAAGACAAATCGCGACTCTCCCCTATTTACTTTGTATTAGTTGTATTGTTTTTTTATTGAGTAGCACATACCATGCGTTCCACCTAACTCAAGCAATTGCAGATGTATTTTTATTCCAGGATGCAGATTATATTGGTATCTCAGATATTCTCCTATCCATTACGAAGGGAGAAGGTTTTACCAGTGCCTACTATTCGGAATCGGGACAAGGAAGTTATCTCCCACATCATTTTGCTCCCGGAATGGCAGTCCTATCTCCCTTTGTCAGTTTCATTCCCAACCGATGGGGACTCGCAGTAGGAATTTTTTTTATATACCAACTAGGAACCATTCTTTGGTTGTTGTGGGCTTATCGAATCACCAAAAAAAATCCAAAGGAATGGGGAATCAAATTTTTAGTTTTTTGGGTTCTTATTACTAACCAACTATATCTTTATCGACTTGGATCCAGTTTTCATTTTGAGGTGCTTGTTCTTCTTTTCGGGTTTTTCTTTTTTTATACTTGGGAACAAAGGAGAAATACAAAGAACTCTCCTTCATATAATCCTTGGATTGATTATAGTATTATATCCTTATCTCTTGTACTCTATCTTATCCAGAAAGAAGACATAGGCATCTACCTTCTCCTTTTTTTTCTACCTATGTTGATCGGTTTTTTTTACGAGCATGCGAAATCAAATAAACAATCTAACTTATCGCAAAAAAACAACCAAACCAAGAAGGATCTCAAATTTCCTCCCTATGCTTTAGTCTTCATAGTTACAATTTTATGGCTAAGTTTCGTTTTTATCGTTTATCCAATATTTGGTGATCGATCAACATCAACTCCATGGACAAAAGTTTTAAGACAGGATTACCATGTTGCATTCAAACAAGTAACGGGGTTTCAAAAATCATTCCAAATTTTCCTGGAACTAATGGTAAGTGGGGGGCTTGGGATTTTCCAAATGATACCCGAAGTTTTAGGTATCGGTCTGATATACGCTACACATATATTTTCTACAAGGCCCTGGCACCATGAGGTTTATACTTATTACAGTTATTCGCTGATTCCTTTTGTTCTCTATACGGGAATCTTATGGATTCAATCAAAGAGAAAAATTTCTATATCTTCTGCGTTTTTGATACTTACTTGCCTATTTTGGAAAAATTCGCTCGATCAAAATTTTCCATTAGATACAAAAATCAAAAGTCCTTGGGCAAATCAAACGATCCAAATGGAAATCCAATCGGACTTAAAGGAAATGAATTCTATCCTTCTTTCCGATTACCAAAAACCAATTCCTTGGGAGCCAGAGAAGATACAAAACTCTCCGCAAATAACAATACCTCCTCAATCCATGAATCTCTTAGAAAAAAACAAGGGGATTTTTGTATTCACGCAGTACAATCTATCTTTTTTTGTTACAGAGAAAACAAAAACCTATCCGCTAGAACAAATCAAAAATGCAACATCGATCTGCGAAATGGCTGATATTTGTTATGTGGTATTGGCACCAGAGTTTACCGATGAGATTTTATGGCCTAAGTCTAGGATTTTAGCATATAAAAAAGAATTAGAAGACCAAAATGGGAATTTTGTTTGGAAAGGGAATCAAATTGAAGTTTGGAAACTATAG
- a CDS encoding histone deacetylase, which translates to MEPLKTGITFHEEFLKHNTGPGHPETHVRLESILDYLSDLPSKNFLWKKDFKEAPLSIISSVHDPNYIRLVGHTCEEKGSGYLDGDTVFSSHSFTAASLAVGAGLYLADEVLLGNLKNGMALVRPPGHHAESDHAMGFCIFNNIAVTAKYLQSKGIKRILILDWDVHHGNGTQHQFYEDDSVYFVSLHQYPFYPGTGSMSERGKGKGLGTTLNFPLARGAGESEYLPSFASIHREMEKFQPEFVLISAGFDAHIDDPLGGMNLPTSSYEIFTKEVKKIADTYANGKLISFLEGGYDFQALGESVKLHLETLAT; encoded by the coding sequence ATGGAGCCTTTAAAAACAGGAATCACTTTTCATGAAGAATTTCTAAAACACAATACGGGGCCAGGGCATCCAGAAACACACGTCCGTTTGGAATCCATTTTGGATTATTTGAGTGATTTGCCTTCAAAGAACTTTCTTTGGAAAAAAGATTTCAAAGAAGCCCCACTTTCCATCATTTCTTCTGTCCATGATCCAAATTACATTCGTTTGGTGGGACATACATGTGAAGAAAAAGGATCTGGATATTTGGATGGAGATACAGTTTTTTCTTCACATTCTTTTACTGCTGCAAGTCTTGCTGTTGGTGCCGGCCTCTACTTAGCTGATGAAGTTCTTTTGGGGAACTTAAAAAATGGAATGGCACTCGTTCGTCCTCCCGGGCATCATGCAGAGTCGGACCATGCTATGGGTTTTTGTATTTTTAATAACATCGCTGTTACGGCCAAGTATCTTCAATCCAAGGGGATCAAACGGATTTTAATTTTGGATTGGGATGTACATCATGGAAATGGCACCCAACACCAGTTTTACGAAGATGATTCTGTTTACTTTGTGTCTCTCCATCAGTATCCTTTTTATCCAGGTACAGGGTCAATGTCCGAACGGGGAAAGGGAAAGGGACTTGGAACCACTCTCAATTTTCCTTTGGCACGGGGTGCAGGGGAATCTGAATACCTACCGAGTTTTGCATCCATTCATCGCGAAATGGAAAAATTCCAACCAGAGTTTGTTTTAATTTCAGCAGGGTTTGATGCTCACATAGATGATCCGTTAGGTGGTATGAATCTCCCCACTTCCTCTTATGAAATTTTTACCAAGGAAGTCAAAAAAATTGCGGATACCTATGCAAACGGAAAACTCATATCCTTTTTAGAGGGAGGATATGATTTCCAAGCATTGGGAGAATCGGTAAAGTTACACCTGGAAACGTTGGCCACTTAA
- a CDS encoding esterase/lipase family protein — protein sequence MIQILINSLAGKTVSLTQKTTDSLLKGIQFLVKGSLTSTGGGLDLLSNAFFYKPEWREALQKAGVQVKETGHKSNESLQKTIEQTNQAFDKALFKVELTAQKSDDMVFDNRMVSSILGSSHNQKFKLTKIDMSFRTIGKDISAKETIAEFRNSKKSKSVLFLPGLFTDETVWQEQTVEYKDRKITSPGLATDLQEAGYYPFYLRYNHGLPIHENGKKLMHLLDVFFNEDPDAKPDIVCYSLGCLIFRSCLYHAKLENKEWMHKFGKIALIAAPNKGSYLEKIGFWLGFLFEKSPNVALKIIGMIGNLRSDAIKDLSFGLIRKEEKGWMETISGYFGETYFGELDDMDVYQAYALMEGTENPLQNFLGDGIVEKKSLTYLTDKVFNKKTNPALRTLELNKQNHFSIISARPLIHWVKVVFGVEPADGT from the coding sequence GTGATCCAAATCCTAATCAATTCCCTCGCCGGAAAAACAGTTTCTCTCACACAAAAGACAACCGACTCTCTACTCAAAGGCATTCAATTTTTAGTGAAAGGAAGCCTAACGAGCACAGGTGGAGGATTAGATCTACTTTCCAATGCTTTTTTTTACAAACCGGAATGGAGAGAAGCCTTACAAAAGGCGGGAGTCCAAGTCAAAGAAACCGGCCACAAATCCAATGAAAGTTTACAAAAAACCATAGAACAAACAAACCAGGCCTTTGACAAAGCTCTCTTCAAAGTGGAACTTACTGCCCAAAAAAGTGATGATATGGTTTTTGATAACCGCATGGTTTCCAGTATTCTCGGAAGTTCCCACAATCAAAAATTCAAACTCACAAAAATTGATATGAGTTTTCGAACGATTGGCAAAGACATTTCCGCCAAGGAAACGATTGCCGAATTTAGAAATTCTAAAAAATCAAAATCAGTTCTTTTCCTGCCGGGTCTTTTTACTGACGAAACAGTTTGGCAGGAACAAACAGTAGAATACAAAGATAGAAAAATTACATCTCCTGGACTTGCCACTGATTTACAAGAAGCAGGATACTATCCATTTTATTTGAGATACAATCATGGACTCCCCATTCATGAAAATGGGAAAAAACTGATGCATCTATTGGATGTCTTCTTTAATGAAGATCCAGATGCCAAACCAGATATTGTTTGTTATAGTTTAGGGTGCCTTATCTTTCGGTCTTGCCTCTACCATGCCAAATTAGAAAACAAAGAATGGATGCACAAGTTTGGGAAGATTGCCCTCATTGCAGCACCAAACAAAGGTTCGTATTTAGAAAAAATTGGATTTTGGCTCGGATTTTTATTCGAAAAAAGTCCCAATGTGGCACTTAAGATCATTGGGATGATTGGTAACCTTCGTAGTGATGCCATCAAAGACTTATCATTCGGACTAATTCGCAAAGAAGAAAAAGGATGGATGGAAACCATCTCCGGTTACTTCGGAGAAACCTATTTTGGTGAATTAGATGATATGGATGTTTACCAAGCTTATGCTCTAATGGAAGGAACTGAGAATCCTCTACAAAATTTCCTCGGTGATGGGATTGTTGAGAAAAAAAGTCTCACCTACTTAACTGATAAGGTTTTTAACAAAAAAACAAATCCCGCCTTACGAACACTTGAGTTAAATAAACAAAATCATTTTTCTATTATAAGTGCAAGACCCCTCATCCATTGGGTAAAGGTAGTCTTCGGTGTGGAGCCGGCCGATGGAACTTAA
- the lepB gene encoding signal peptidase I codes for MGLFSSIFRSNPKQESKELPKEGAAASGISFGIIVVLVFAFKSSILDANNIPSGSMIPTLKIGDFLFVNKMRYSFRMPFTEKELFRIDDPKRGDIVTFIPPATALAQEESRTGIFAKRFVKRVIGLPGDTIRITRKYIDTKDRGRVHFALIEYKEVGANDFQSYSPKEVPIGKELSDLDNLEATQRALFKEVKPGFEHFILEGFEDDRRAHIFEYCDFLHGCVIPEGQYMVMGDNRDDSHDSRAWGFVKREDILGKALIIYFSIDWKDSTCEYKDGQELAEKGPEIAERYEGDALDRRCHYSEIFSSHNARYRDDESRFGWIERTLRYRLWRLGVRWDRIGRILQ; via the coding sequence ATGGGATTATTCTCCTCCATCTTCCGATCCAATCCAAAACAAGAATCTAAAGAATTGCCAAAAGAGGGAGCTGCCGCTTCCGGAATTTCCTTCGGGATCATTGTCGTTCTTGTTTTTGCCTTCAAATCATCTATATTAGATGCTAATAATATTCCCTCAGGTTCTATGATCCCCACACTCAAAATCGGGGACTTCTTATTTGTAAATAAAATGCGTTACTCTTTTCGTATGCCATTTACAGAGAAGGAACTCTTTAGGATTGATGATCCGAAACGTGGTGATATCGTGACCTTTATCCCACCAGCAACAGCCCTTGCCCAAGAAGAATCCAGAACAGGAATTTTTGCCAAACGATTTGTAAAACGTGTCATCGGACTTCCAGGGGATACCATCCGAATCACAAGAAAGTATATTGATACAAAAGATAGAGGAAGAGTACACTTTGCACTCATTGAATATAAAGAAGTAGGGGCTAACGATTTTCAATCCTACTCCCCAAAAGAAGTTCCCATTGGAAAAGAACTTTCTGATTTGGACAACTTAGAAGCTACACAAAGAGCCCTCTTTAAAGAAGTAAAACCAGGTTTCGAACACTTCATTCTAGAAGGTTTTGAAGATGATCGTCGTGCCCATATCTTTGAATATTGTGATTTTTTACATGGTTGTGTGATCCCTGAAGGCCAATATATGGTGATGGGTGATAATAGAGATGACTCGCATGATTCACGTGCCTGGGGATTTGTAAAAAGAGAAGATATTTTAGGTAAGGCACTAATCATTTATTTTTCTATTGATTGGAAAGACTCCACTTGTGAATACAAGGATGGGCAGGAGCTCGCAGAAAAAGGGCCAGAAATCGCAGAGCGATATGAAGGCGACGCGTTAGATAGACGATGCCACTATTCTGAAATCTTTTCTTCACATAACGCTCGCTATAGAGATGATGAGTCTCGGTTTGGATGGATTGAAAGAACTTTACGGTATCGTTTGTGGAGACTTGGTGTTCGTTGGGATCGGATCGGTCGCATCCTCCAATAA
- a CDS encoding MaoC family dehydratase gives MAEKPMSPFGELAPSTPASLSDIKKNIYGRYLEEFNVGDIYVHPRQFTVDRSFAQEFATVFMDANPLYLSSEYAKAHGFADLLVHPLMVFNLALSIGVQNNSEKALANLGYYNAQFLMPVYPGDTLSSRTKILAVDDKGPDKPGIVHVRTLCLNQKNEVVLQYERKIMIYQSNGKPKGNPKPGDTSAFFPESKTPALKLPNLKFPTEMKDVTWGHTYFENFKPGQIYVHQNGRTITDEHVQWTFRVGNTHPLHYDKLYSAGISGPMGGEPVVYGGLVFGWLAGMASRDISENAIWELGFTEGYHTQPAFSGDTVTCISRILTTEDKETEYGIPAGEVQIQFIGLKNIKANDALDKFGADLFLKENDKKKLGKEKIPEKIFEIERRLIIKKQP, from the coding sequence ATGGCCGAAAAACCTATGTCCCCCTTTGGTGAGTTAGCTCCAAGCACACCAGCCTCTCTATCTGATATCAAAAAGAACATTTACGGACGATACCTAGAAGAATTTAACGTAGGTGATATTTATGTCCATCCGCGCCAGTTCACAGTCGACAGAAGTTTTGCTCAGGAATTTGCCACTGTATTTATGGATGCAAACCCGTTGTATCTTTCTTCTGAGTATGCCAAAGCACATGGATTTGCCGACTTACTCGTCCATCCACTTATGGTCTTCAATTTAGCACTTTCGATTGGTGTTCAAAATAACAGTGAGAAGGCGCTTGCCAACCTCGGTTATTACAACGCACAATTTTTGATGCCTGTATATCCAGGAGACACTCTCTCTTCTCGCACTAAAATTTTAGCAGTCGATGACAAAGGTCCAGACAAACCGGGAATCGTTCATGTAAGAACCCTTTGCCTCAACCAAAAGAACGAAGTAGTTTTACAATACGAACGTAAAATCATGATTTATCAATCCAATGGAAAACCAAAAGGAAATCCAAAACCTGGAGATACCTCTGCATTTTTTCCAGAGTCAAAAACTCCTGCTCTCAAACTCCCTAACTTAAAATTTCCAACAGAGATGAAAGATGTGACTTGGGGACATACATACTTTGAGAATTTCAAACCAGGTCAAATTTATGTGCACCAAAATGGAAGAACCATTACGGATGAACATGTCCAGTGGACGTTCCGAGTAGGAAACACCCACCCACTTCATTATGATAAATTGTATTCTGCGGGAATTTCCGGCCCAATGGGTGGAGAACCAGTGGTTTACGGTGGACTCGTATTTGGTTGGTTAGCTGGTATGGCATCACGTGATATTTCCGAAAATGCGATTTGGGAACTTGGATTCACAGAAGGATATCATACTCAACCTGCTTTTTCTGGTGATACCGTAACTTGCATTTCTCGAATCTTAACCACAGAAGACAAAGAAACGGAATACGGAATTCCTGCAGGTGAAGTACAAATCCAGTTCATTGGTTTAAAGAATATCAAAGCCAACGATGCATTAGATAAATTCGGTGCTGATCTTTTCCTGAAAGAAAATGATAAAAAGAAATTGGGAAAAGAAAAAATCCCAGAGAAAATCTTCGAAATCGAAAGAAGATTGATCATCAAAAAACAACCATAA
- a CDS encoding MBL fold metallo-hydrolase — MKVTVPNRIPDMEDIGDGVFKIVLPQPFYAPNNIYLYHGNDGLTLIDSGYIESIPMLQASLKTKGFSFKDIRHIIYTHNHLDHISSSLVLKSYARNVTYYGYRSMADGVGNYLESMMLFEEATEDLFHKAFGDKEELDRILEESRKGWRQFFSKFSETKKGDPVLRIDVAIDHNDSLELGGRLFRFLHTPGHNLYHITPVDPSTGIYFSGDLIIANLTAIYSEMDGSLGDYYFTLSKLLEEPIKRMLPAHGSEIEDPKKTITLVKKTLSILEKGVLRRLREGESDLKVLMEAAIGKKVHNGGHLPTALGLVYSIIQKLVLEGQIRIEKRENGYEVFHIVA; from the coding sequence ATGAAAGTTACCGTCCCCAATAGAATTCCGGACATGGAAGACATCGGGGACGGTGTCTTCAAAATTGTTCTTCCCCAACCATTTTACGCTCCAAACAACATTTATTTGTATCATGGAAACGATGGGCTTACGCTCATTGATTCTGGTTATATTGAATCCATTCCGATGTTACAAGCTTCCCTAAAAACAAAGGGATTTTCTTTTAAAGACATTCGCCATATCATCTATACACATAATCATCTGGATCATATCTCTTCTTCACTCGTTCTTAAGTCCTATGCAAGGAATGTGACCTACTACGGGTATCGTTCGATGGCGGACGGAGTAGGGAATTATCTAGAATCGATGATGCTTTTTGAAGAGGCAACAGAAGATCTATTTCATAAAGCATTTGGTGATAAAGAAGAATTGGATCGGATTTTAGAAGAATCACGCAAAGGTTGGCGCCAGTTTTTTAGTAAATTTAGTGAAACCAAAAAAGGGGACCCAGTCTTACGGATTGATGTTGCCATCGACCATAATGACAGTTTAGAGTTAGGGGGAAGACTCTTTCGGTTTTTACACACTCCCGGCCATAATTTGTATCATATCACGCCTGTTGATCCATCTACGGGGATTTATTTTTCCGGAGATCTCATCATTGCGAACCTGACTGCCATTTATTCGGAAATGGATGGAAGTTTAGGTGATTATTATTTTACCCTATCCAAACTACTAGAAGAACCCATAAAACGGATGTTACCTGCTCATGGGAGTGAAATTGAAGATCCAAAAAAGACCATCACTCTTGTGAAAAAAACATTGAGTATACTCGAAAAAGGGGTCCTTCGTCGCCTTAGGGAAGGGGAGTCCGATCTGAAGGTCCTTATGGAAGCGGCGATCGGAAAAAAAGTCCATAATGGGGGCCACCTACCGACGGCCTTGGGACTTGTTTATAGCATCATCCAAAAACTAGTGTTAGAGGGACAAATCCGAATCGAAAAACGAGAGAATGGATATGAAGTCTTTCATATCGTCGCTTAA